Proteins encoded in a region of the Paenibacillus thermoaerophilus genome:
- a CDS encoding substrate-binding domain-containing protein, which yields MKKKWTSCLALLLASGLAIAGCGNAEQQNAQAPKEHESYAGSGPLTINPNIPDLPVQDIGPNGEKAVSAKSLKLTEEELQKIKDGNYTAAIVMHYSGTDYMTAAVNAMKNTFEKMGIKVVAVTDAQFKAEKQVSDIETVLAKKPDIMISVPVDAVSTAGAYKKAVAQGVKLVFMDGAAEGLVPGKDYISIVSGDNYGNGAVAADIMAEKLGGKGKVGIVYHDVNFFVTKNRSDAFEARIKEKYPGIEIVAKGGITDPNKGEEVASAMLTRHTDIDGIFAPWDVPAEGVMAAARTAGRNDLIVTTVDLGTNVALSIASDGIVRGLGAQLPYDQGVAQAILAGYALLGKEAPAYVASPAIKVTKENVLESWKLIYGADAPKSVQDALKK from the coding sequence ATGAAGAAAAAATGGACATCGTGTCTCGCCCTGCTGCTCGCAAGCGGATTGGCGATCGCAGGCTGCGGAAACGCCGAACAGCAAAACGCGCAAGCGCCAAAAGAGCATGAAAGCTACGCGGGTTCCGGACCGCTGACGATCAACCCGAATATCCCCGACCTGCCCGTTCAGGATATCGGACCAAACGGCGAAAAAGCGGTATCGGCCAAAAGCCTGAAGCTGACAGAAGAAGAATTGCAAAAAATCAAAGACGGCAACTACACGGCCGCGATCGTCATGCACTACTCCGGCACCGATTACATGACGGCCGCCGTCAATGCCATGAAAAATACATTTGAGAAAATGGGAATTAAAGTCGTGGCCGTAACGGACGCGCAGTTCAAGGCCGAGAAGCAGGTCAGCGACATCGAGACCGTTCTGGCGAAAAAACCGGACATCATGATCTCCGTGCCGGTTGACGCCGTATCCACGGCAGGCGCCTACAAGAAAGCCGTCGCCCAAGGCGTGAAGCTGGTGTTCATGGACGGCGCGGCGGAAGGACTTGTTCCCGGCAAGGATTACATCAGTATCGTATCCGGCGACAACTACGGCAACGGCGCGGTCGCCGCGGACATTATGGCGGAGAAGCTCGGCGGCAAGGGCAAAGTCGGCATCGTGTACCACGACGTCAACTTCTTCGTCACGAAGAACCGTTCCGACGCATTCGAAGCCCGCATCAAGGAGAAATACCCCGGCATCGAGATCGTGGCCAAAGGCGGCATCACCGACCCGAATAAAGGCGAGGAAGTCGCATCCGCCATGCTGACGAGACACACGGATATCGACGGCATCTTCGCTCCGTGGGACGTGCCGGCCGAAGGCGTCATGGCGGCTGCGCGCACGGCGGGACGCAACGACCTGATCGTAACGACCGTCGACCTCGGCACAAACGTCGCGTTGTCCATCGCTTCCGACGGCATCGTCCGCGGTCTCGGCGCCCAGCTTCCGTACGACCAGGGCGTAGCGCAGGCGATTCTCGCGGGATACGCGCTGTTGGGCAAGGAAGCTCCGGCTTATGTGGCTTCGCCGGCGATCAAAGTAACGAAAGAAAACGTGCTCGAAAGCTGGAAGCTGATCTATGGCGCGGATGCGCCGAAGAGCGTGCAGGATGCGCTGAAAAAATAA
- a CDS encoding ABC transporter permease, which translates to MQSRDISAARPSLLHSIKSFQWRDYIVYLAFVGVLIYFSITLFDEGFLTTGNLLNIVRQTATISLMGLAMTFVISTGEIDLSVGSVAALSSLTGALALQAGYGIAGGLVIGVGTGLLIGLINGLLVTKAAIPSFLVTLGSMGAVKGMAMWITDTAPVPIINERFNFIFGSGDIGPIPVLLLWVLVFTVIAHVLLRKTAFGRQTLATGGNENAAKFSGVNTARIKLLVFLGTGMMAGLAGLLYAGRMHAGRFSFGEGDELSVIAAVILGGTSLFGGVGTIIGTVVGALMIGTINNGLIIMGLDVSQQMMIKGLIIILAVMFGKKAIKK; encoded by the coding sequence ATGCAATCCAGGGATATTAGTGCGGCCAGACCGTCCCTGCTTCATTCCATAAAAAGCTTTCAATGGCGGGACTACATCGTCTATTTGGCGTTTGTCGGCGTACTCATCTATTTCTCGATTACGTTGTTTGACGAAGGCTTCCTGACGACGGGCAACCTGCTCAACATCGTGCGGCAGACCGCCACCATTTCCTTGATGGGCCTGGCGATGACGTTCGTTATCAGCACGGGCGAGATCGATCTGTCGGTCGGCTCCGTCGCGGCCTTGTCCTCGCTGACGGGCGCGCTTGCCCTGCAAGCCGGATACGGCATCGCCGGCGGACTGGTTATCGGCGTAGGCACGGGGCTTCTGATCGGCCTCATCAACGGCCTGCTCGTCACGAAGGCGGCCATCCCGTCCTTCCTCGTGACGCTCGGCTCGATGGGCGCGGTAAAAGGAATGGCCATGTGGATTACCGATACGGCGCCGGTTCCGATCATCAACGAACGTTTTAACTTCATCTTCGGCTCCGGCGATATCGGCCCGATCCCGGTCCTGCTGCTGTGGGTTCTCGTCTTCACCGTCATCGCGCATGTGCTGCTGCGCAAAACCGCGTTCGGCAGACAGACGCTCGCAACCGGCGGCAACGAGAACGCCGCGAAGTTCTCCGGCGTCAATACCGCTCGCATCAAGCTGCTTGTCTTCCTGGGCACCGGCATGATGGCCGGTCTGGCGGGGCTGCTCTATGCGGGCCGCATGCACGCGGGACGCTTCTCGTTCGGCGAAGGGGACGAATTGTCCGTCATCGCGGCCGTCATCCTCGGCGGCACCAGCCTGTTCGGCGGCGTGGGCACGATTATCGGCACCGTCGTGGGCGCGCTGATGATCGGCACGATCAACAACGGATTGATCATTATGGGGCTGGATGTCAGCCAGCAAATGATGATTAAAGGCCTGATCATTATTCTGGCCGTCATGTTCGGCAAGAAGGCGATCAAAAAATGA
- a CDS encoding sugar ABC transporter ATP-binding protein, producing MDRPILEMKNISKAFNGIKVLHDVNFSVRKGEVHALMGGNGAGKSTLMKILTGVYTADKGEILIEGKPVSIKSYEDAKANKISMIFQEFSLIPTLTVAQNIFLTRESKTPFGLLDDKENERKTEKLLKELGVDIKPSDIVQDLGVGYWQMTEIAKALSQEAKVLIMDEPTSSLTKKETEVLFSFIRQLKDKGYAIIYISHRMDEIFEICDRITILRDGRKITTEVIKETTLDTVIRHIVGAEFDKLFEWVERDYPTDVPPAFELRNVTAGTKVNNVSLKIQPGEIVGIAGLMGSGRTELLRTVFGIDPMDSGEIYVNGKKRNIRSARQAIDAGIALIPEDRRLQGLVLQHSVKDNMILPILSKLKKGMLLDNKKAAEISKRLVERLNIKTDSISKQSGLLSGGNQQKIVLAKWLANDPDVLLLDEPTIGVDIGAKTEIIDIVRELAASGKAILVVSSELPELLALSDRLLIMHEGSIKREIRRKDIQSEEELQYAIQGY from the coding sequence GTGGATCGACCGATACTCGAAATGAAGAACATCTCCAAAGCGTTTAACGGCATTAAGGTTCTTCATGATGTCAATTTCTCGGTAAGAAAAGGCGAGGTCCACGCTCTGATGGGCGGTAACGGGGCCGGCAAATCGACGCTCATGAAAATACTCACCGGCGTCTACACGGCCGACAAAGGTGAGATTTTGATCGAAGGAAAACCGGTTAGCATCAAGAGCTACGAAGACGCAAAGGCCAATAAAATATCGATGATTTTTCAGGAATTTAGCCTGATCCCTACGCTGACCGTTGCCCAAAATATTTTTCTGACCCGCGAATCCAAAACCCCGTTCGGGCTGCTTGACGACAAGGAGAACGAACGCAAAACCGAAAAGCTGCTCAAAGAACTGGGTGTTGACATAAAACCGTCCGACATCGTGCAAGATCTCGGCGTCGGTTACTGGCAAATGACCGAAATCGCAAAAGCCTTGTCGCAGGAAGCGAAAGTTCTCATCATGGACGAACCGACTTCTTCGCTGACCAAAAAGGAAACGGAAGTGCTGTTCTCGTTTATCCGTCAACTGAAAGATAAAGGCTATGCGATTATTTATATTTCTCACCGGATGGATGAAATCTTCGAAATCTGCGACCGGATCACGATTTTGCGGGACGGCCGCAAAATCACGACCGAAGTCATCAAGGAAACGACGCTCGATACGGTGATTCGGCATATTGTCGGCGCGGAATTCGACAAACTGTTCGAATGGGTCGAACGCGACTATCCCACCGACGTGCCGCCCGCGTTCGAGCTGCGGAATGTCACAGCGGGAACGAAGGTCAACAATGTCAGCCTGAAGATCCAGCCCGGCGAAATCGTAGGCATCGCCGGCCTCATGGGGAGCGGCCGAACGGAGCTGCTGCGGACCGTCTTCGGCATCGATCCGATGGACAGCGGCGAGATCTATGTGAACGGGAAGAAGCGGAACATCCGGTCCGCCCGGCAGGCGATCGACGCCGGCATCGCGTTAATTCCGGAAGACCGCAGGCTGCAGGGGCTCGTTCTGCAGCATAGCGTCAAAGACAACATGATTCTCCCGATTCTCTCCAAGCTGAAGAAAGGGATGCTGCTCGACAACAAGAAAGCGGCCGAAATCAGCAAGCGTCTCGTCGAACGGTTAAACATCAAGACCGACAGCATTTCCAAGCAGAGCGGGCTGCTGTCCGGCGGCAATCAGCAGAAGATCGTGCTGGCCAAATGGCTCGCGAACGATCCGGACGTCCTGTTGCTGGACGAGCCGACCATCGGCGTCGATATCGGCGCCAAAACCGAAATTATCGACATCGTCCGCGAATTGGCGGCGAGCGGCAAAGCGATACTCGTGGTCTCTTCGGAGCTTCCGGAGCTGCTTGCCCTCAGCGACCGCTTGCTGATCATGCATGAAGGAAGCATCAAGCGGGAGATCAGGCGCAAGGACATTCAATCAGAGGAGGAACTGCAATATGCAATCCAGGGATATTAG